From Pseudomonas vanderleydeniana, the proteins below share one genomic window:
- the chrA gene encoding chromate efflux transporter: MNKALPPAVEEELSRPVAISFREAFWFWLKLGFISFGGPAGQISIMHQELVERRRWISERRFLHALNYCMLLPGPEAQQLATYIGWLMHRTWGGVIAGALFVLPSLFILIALSWLYIAFGDVPVVAGLFYGIKPAVTAIVVQAAHRIGSRALKNNWLWAIAAASFAAIFAFNVPFPLIVLVAALLGYAGGRFAPEKFRAGGHGAAKKSFGPALIDDNTPPPEHARFSWLKLAALALIGAALWALPMGILTALFGWEGTLTQMGWFFTKAALLTFGGAYAVLPYVYQGAVGHYSWLTPTQMIDGLALGETTPGPLIMVVAFVGFVGAYVLQVFGADHVFLAGAVAASLVTWFTFLPSFLFILAGGPLVEATHNELKFTAPLTGITAAVVGVILNLACFFGYHVLWPKGFGGALDWPSALIAIAAAIALFRFKRGVIEVLMACALVGLALHLLR, encoded by the coding sequence ATGAATAAGGCTTTGCCACCAGCGGTTGAAGAGGAACTGTCGAGGCCGGTCGCGATCAGTTTTCGTGAGGCGTTCTGGTTCTGGTTGAAGCTCGGCTTCATCAGCTTTGGCGGGCCTGCGGGACAAATCTCGATCATGCATCAGGAACTGGTCGAGCGGCGGCGCTGGATCTCCGAACGCAGGTTCCTGCATGCCCTCAACTACTGCATGTTGCTGCCCGGGCCGGAGGCTCAGCAACTGGCGACCTACATCGGCTGGCTGATGCATCGAACCTGGGGCGGGGTGATCGCCGGCGCGCTATTCGTCTTGCCGTCGCTGTTCATCCTGATCGCCTTGTCCTGGCTGTACATCGCCTTTGGCGACGTGCCGGTGGTGGCTGGACTGTTCTACGGCATCAAGCCCGCGGTGACCGCCATCGTGGTGCAGGCGGCGCATCGGATCGGCTCCCGGGCGTTGAAGAACAATTGGCTATGGGCGATAGCCGCAGCGTCATTCGCCGCGATCTTCGCGTTCAATGTGCCTTTCCCGTTGATCGTACTGGTTGCCGCATTGCTCGGTTATGCCGGCGGGCGCTTTGCCCCCGAGAAGTTCAGAGCCGGGGGGCATGGCGCCGCCAAGAAGTCCTTCGGCCCAGCCCTGATCGATGACAACACTCCGCCCCCCGAGCATGCCCGATTCAGCTGGTTGAAACTGGCAGCGCTGGCACTGATTGGCGCCGCACTATGGGCATTGCCAATGGGGATTCTGACCGCACTCTTTGGCTGGGAAGGCACCTTAACCCAGATGGGCTGGTTCTTTACCAAGGCCGCTTTGCTGACTTTCGGTGGAGCCTATGCGGTGCTGCCGTACGTCTACCAGGGCGCGGTCGGTCATTACAGCTGGCTGACACCGACCCAGATGATCGACGGCCTGGCCCTGGGGGAAACCACTCCCGGGCCGTTGATCATGGTAGTGGCCTTCGTCGGTTTTGTCGGGGCCTATGTCTTGCAAGTGTTCGGAGCCGATCATGTGTTTCTGGCAGGGGCGGTGGCAGCGTCCCTGGTGACCTGGTTTACCTTCTTGCCCTCGTTCCTGTTCATCCTCGCTGGCGGCCCGCTGGTCGAGGCAACCCACAACGAACTCAAGTTCACCGCGCCGCTCACCGGGATTACCGCGGCGGTGGTCGGGGTGATTCTCAACCTGGCGTGTTTCTTCGGCTATCACGTGCTGTGGCCGAAGGGCTTTGGCGGTGCTCTCGACTGGCCCTCCGCGCTAATCGCCATTGCAGCAGCGATTGCCTTGTTCCGCTTCAAACGTGGCGTCATTGAGGTGCTGATGGCCTGTGCACTCGTCGGTTTGGCGCTGCATCTGCTGCGCTAG
- a CDS encoding chromate resistance protein ChrB domain-containing protein, with protein sequence MTDWLALILGLPTANATERMRAWRALKASGAAVLRDGAYLLPNIDACREALAAVERDILAINGTAYVLPVVDPSGERFIELFDRSEDYSKLRIEIEDCREQLTTENALSTTKQIRKLRKGYEQLSSIDYFPGEPKRQINMALQELETAVSRALSTHEPHSRNQAITVLNRSDYQGRVWATRKRPWVDRLACAWLIRRFIDPQAQILWLEHPQDCPTDALGFDFDEATFSHVGNRVSFETLQASFELQEPGLNRIAALVHYLDIGGVQPVEAAGIERVLAGLRETIIHDDHLLAAASAIFDGLLAGFVKEEHPNE encoded by the coding sequence ATGACTGATTGGTTAGCTCTGATTCTGGGATTACCGACCGCGAACGCAACAGAGCGCATGCGTGCTTGGCGCGCCCTGAAAGCTTCGGGAGCTGCGGTTTTGCGTGATGGTGCCTATCTGCTGCCGAATATCGATGCCTGCCGTGAGGCGCTGGCTGCGGTTGAGCGTGACATTCTGGCCATCAATGGAACGGCCTATGTCTTGCCAGTCGTGGATCCAAGCGGTGAACGCTTTATCGAGTTGTTCGACCGCAGTGAGGACTACAGCAAACTGCGCATTGAGATCGAGGATTGCCGCGAACAGCTCACGACCGAGAATGCGTTGTCCACCACCAAGCAGATACGCAAGCTGCGCAAAGGCTACGAACAGCTGAGCAGCATCGATTACTTTCCAGGCGAACCGAAGCGACAAATCAACATGGCTTTACAGGAGTTGGAGACAGCGGTCAGCCGAGCCCTGTCTACCCATGAGCCACACAGCCGCAACCAAGCCATAACCGTACTCAACCGTAGCGACTACCAGGGACGTGTCTGGGCCACCCGCAAGCGTCCTTGGGTTGACCGCCTGGCTTGTGCCTGGCTGATCCGCCGGTTTATCGACCCGCAGGCGCAGATCCTCTGGCTGGAGCATCCCCAGGACTGCCCAACCGATGCCCTGGGCTTCGACTTCGATGAAGCGACCTTCAGCCATGTCGGCAACCGCGTGAGTTTCGAAACCCTGCAAGCCAGCTTTGAACTTCAAGAGCCGGGCCTGAACCGTATCGCGGCCTTGGTGCACTACCTGGATATCGGCGGTGTTCAGCCCGTGGAGGCTGCCGGGATCGAGCGGGTGCTGGCCGGGCTGCGCGAAACCATTATCCACGACGACCACCTCCTGGCTGCTGCGAGTGCCATCTTCGACGGCCTGCTCGCCGGCTTTGTAAAAGAGGAACACCCCAATGAATAA